The proteins below are encoded in one region of bacterium:
- the pilM gene encoding type IV pilus assembly protein PilM: MIALKSSLRVGLDIGSHAIKMVLAEKGSHGKLRLVKAISRDIYAGQEKFDLDGPKKTLVVPLLLEMFQEAGVRPKRVAHLGSCIGGSNQAAKEIRTLQMAEEEMASSILQEARKHVPLDGSESVVDYQILGEDPKEADKVRVLVAATTKRMFDAHVDILRETELRPGVIDLEPLAAANTFIGHTELPDDGVIVFLNIGAKRTNLLILSRKDMFFSRDLPVGGYNFTEEVMKKLNVKFSEAEDIKKSQGITAGGLKAAESGGGGEMFALAEKSALDKLGDEINRSLRYYVKETGQSFVHRIEMVGGMAESREIAESLHEKFKIEVRAFDPFVNVEGSQDVRHRSQFAAAVGLAARAQGI, from the coding sequence GTGATAGCATTGAAATCCAGTTTGCGGGTGGGCCTCGATATTGGCTCACACGCCATCAAGATGGTGCTGGCCGAAAAGGGCAGCCACGGGAAGCTCCGGCTCGTGAAAGCGATTTCCCGGGACATATATGCGGGCCAGGAGAAGTTTGACCTGGACGGCCCGAAGAAGACGCTGGTTGTTCCCCTTCTGCTGGAGATGTTTCAGGAAGCCGGGGTGCGTCCGAAGCGCGTCGCGCATCTGGGAAGCTGCATCGGCGGATCGAATCAGGCGGCCAAGGAGATTCGAACCCTGCAAATGGCCGAGGAAGAAATGGCGTCCTCGATTCTGCAGGAAGCCCGCAAGCACGTGCCACTGGACGGCAGCGAGTCTGTGGTGGATTACCAGATTCTGGGTGAAGACCCCAAGGAAGCGGACAAGGTGCGCGTGCTGGTGGCGGCCACGACCAAGCGCATGTTCGACGCTCACGTGGACATTCTGCGCGAGACGGAACTGCGGCCGGGCGTGATCGATCTGGAGCCCCTCGCGGCGGCCAATACGTTTATCGGCCACACGGAACTGCCGGATGACGGCGTGATCGTGTTCCTGAATATCGGCGCGAAGCGCACCAATCTGCTGATTTTGAGCCGCAAGGACATGTTCTTCAGCCGCGACCTGCCGGTGGGTGGTTACAACTTCACCGAAGAGGTCATGAAGAAGCTGAACGTGAAGTTCTCCGAAGCGGAAGATATCAAGAAGTCGCAGGGCATTACGGCCGGCGGTTTGAAGGCGGCGGAGAGCGGCGGCGGCGGAGAAATGTTCGCCCTGGCCGAGAAGTCCGCGCTGGATAAACTGGGCGACGAGATCAACCGTTCGCTTCGCTACTATGTGAAGGAGACGGGCCAGAGTTTCGTTCACCGCATCGAGATGGTGGGCGGCATGGCGGAGAGCCGCGAGATCGCGGAAAGTCTGCACGAGAAGTTCAAAATCGAAGTTCGCGCCTTTGATCCGTTCGTGAATGTGGAAGGATCGCAGGACGTACGGCACCGTTCGCAGTTCGCGGCGGCGGTGGGTTTGGCAGCGCGAGCACAGGGCATCTAA
- a CDS encoding type IV pilus twitching motility protein PilT — MTEVATGQKLNIYELLRFAVDQGASDLHLSTGSIPMIRVHGRMRKLNMPHMDNDTMWHIVRTVLNRDQIERFEEMKEIDFSAKLEQIARFRVNVFQQINGMGAVFRTIPSDIRTFEELGLPEALRDLAGRDRGLVLLTGPTGSGKTTTLATMIDWINEYKELHIITIEDPVEFFHDSKNCMMNQRELGANTHSFANALRAALREDPDVILVGEMRDLETISLALTAAETGHLVLATLHTSSAAKTIDRIIDIFPAAQKTQVRSMLAESLEAVVAQKLLPSKDGKGRVVAAEVMVATTAIRNLIREDKIYQIPSVIQAGGKSGMQSLDQDLMRLLHKGMISRETAAHVAENPKLFEVNLAD; from the coding sequence GTGACTGAGGTCGCGACAGGGCAAAAGCTAAACATCTACGAATTGCTGAGGTTTGCGGTAGACCAAGGAGCCTCAGACCTACACCTTTCGACTGGGTCGATTCCCATGATTCGAGTTCATGGCCGTATGCGGAAGCTGAACATGCCGCACATGGACAACGATACCATGTGGCACATTGTGCGCACGGTATTGAATCGGGATCAGATCGAGCGTTTCGAGGAGATGAAAGAAATCGACTTCTCGGCGAAGCTCGAGCAGATCGCGCGTTTCCGTGTGAACGTGTTCCAGCAGATCAACGGCATGGGCGCAGTTTTCCGTACGATTCCTTCGGATATTCGCACGTTTGAAGAGTTGGGGTTGCCGGAGGCGCTTCGCGACCTGGCTGGCCGGGACCGTGGTCTGGTATTGCTGACGGGGCCGACGGGCTCGGGCAAGACGACCACCCTGGCTACCATGATTGACTGGATCAACGAATACAAAGAACTGCACATCATCACGATCGAAGATCCGGTCGAGTTTTTCCATGATTCGAAGAACTGCATGATGAACCAGCGCGAGTTGGGTGCCAACACCCACTCGTTCGCGAACGCGCTTCGCGCGGCTCTGCGTGAGGACCCGGATGTGATTCTGGTCGGCGAAATGCGCGACCTGGAGACCATCTCTCTGGCCCTGACGGCGGCGGAAACCGGCCACTTGGTGCTGGCGACGCTGCATACCTCGAGCGCGGCGAAGACGATTGACCGTATTATCGACATCTTCCCTGCAGCGCAAAAGACCCAGGTCCGTTCGATGCTGGCCGAGTCGCTGGAGGCGGTAGTGGCACAGAAACTGCTGCCGAGTAAAGATGGCAAGGGACGAGTGGTTGCGGCGGAGGTGATGGTGGCGACCACCGCAATCCGGAATTTGATTCGCGAAGACAAGATCTACCAAATTCCTTCGGTGATTCAGGCCGGCGGCAAGTCCGGTATGCAGAGTCTGGATCAGGATTTGATGCGTCTGCTGCACAAGGGTATGATCAGCCGTGAGACGGCGGCCCACGTGGCGGAGAATCCGAAGTTGTTTGAAGTCAATCTCGCCGATTAG
- a CDS encoding prepilin-type N-terminal cleavage/methylation domain-containing protein has translation MLTKFNRRPNEKGFTLIEILIVVVIVAILAAISVPIYVEYVKSARASDAKTTINAIWQAAQVYYQDKGDWPATVEELETQKYLEISEATRLQWSFSIVGAPPVTITAVSTEQMRGGAGHQVTYNIQDGSWVGYGLPQDEGSSN, from the coding sequence ATGCTCACAAAGTTCAATCGCAGACCGAACGAGAAAGGATTCACCCTTATCGAGATCCTGATCGTGGTGGTGATCGTGGCAATTCTGGCCGCTATTTCGGTGCCAATCTACGTCGAGTACGTAAAGAGCGCCCGTGCGTCCGATGCAAAGACGACCATCAACGCGATCTGGCAAGCTGCCCAGGTGTATTACCAGGACAAGGGTGATTGGCCGGCCACCGTTGAAGAACTCGAAACGCAGAAGTATCTGGAAATCTCGGAAGCAACCCGCCTGCAGTGGAGCTTCAGCATCGTCGGCGCCCCTCCGGTGACGATTACGGCTGTTTCGACGGAGCAGATGCGTGGTGGCGCCGGTCATCAGGTCACGTACAACATCCAGGACGGCTCGTGGGTTGGCTACGGCTTGCCGCAGGACGAAGGATCGTCGAACTGA
- a CDS encoding sigma-70 family RNA polymerase sigma factor, protein MLQRAVKGAARNNSGGLPSDSADTYRWSEEDRLMQPDDAQLLWRLWRGDTQAFAETVDLYKGMVLNLAARMTGKPDSAEDIAQEVFLRVWKGLPQFRGECKLSTWIYRITINLCIAEGKTARGRSEFVAIDDPSIMAQPQLRTESDNEYAEEVILKERVQTLLTHMPEHYRTAISLYYLKDLSYQEISDIMQVPMGTVKSYLFRGKAWLRDKLLGREVAKEETA, encoded by the coding sequence TTGTTGCAGCGCGCGGTCAAAGGGGCCGCGCGCAACAATTCCGGCGGATTGCCGTCTGATTCAGCAGATACCTACCGGTGGAGCGAGGAAGACAGGCTCATGCAGCCCGATGATGCACAATTACTGTGGCGGCTTTGGCGGGGAGACACGCAGGCGTTTGCGGAGACGGTAGATCTCTACAAGGGCATGGTGTTGAACCTTGCGGCGCGCATGACGGGCAAGCCGGACTCGGCGGAGGATATCGCTCAGGAGGTCTTCCTGCGGGTGTGGAAGGGGCTTCCACAGTTTCGCGGAGAATGCAAGCTCTCGACGTGGATTTACCGGATCACCATCAATTTATGCATTGCCGAAGGGAAGACGGCGCGGGGGCGATCCGAGTTTGTGGCGATTGACGACCCCTCGATCATGGCCCAGCCGCAACTTCGGACCGAGAGCGATAATGAGTACGCCGAAGAAGTTATCCTGAAAGAGCGGGTGCAGACGCTGCTCACGCACATGCCGGAGCATTACCGCACGGCAATATCGCTTTACTATTTGAAAGACCTTTCCTATCAGGAAATCAGCGACATCATGCAGGTCCCGATGGGTACGGTAAAGAGTTACCTGTTCCGGGGAAAAGCATGGCTGCGAGATAAGCTTCTGGGACGGGAAGTGGCGAAGGAGGAAACGGCATGA